The DNA sequence CGATGCCCGCTACCACAAACGGCAACGAGTTGATACGCGTGTTTTCGTACCGATACGTGGCCGAACGTTCGGAACCAGCATTTTTGACCGTCGCGTTCAGTGCCGTGACGGTTTTCTGGTCGAACCCGGAATCCGCAACGTTTCCACTTGCCGTTCCATTCATTTGATTGGTCGAGTTCGCGCCATACGAGGCACCAGAATCACTGGAACCTTCAATCGCTTTCCCAGCCACAGTCCGCTGAGTCGGCGTAATGATGAGATTGGCACCATAAGCCCGCATCTCCTCGTTCATCTGCTGCGGCACCGCCACGCAGATGGCGGCAAGGCAAAACAGCGTCGCCGCGCCCACCAAGGACGCAACCACGGCCATCATCGCCCGCGAGCGCCGCCGAAATACCGCACTGAACAGCATGCGGAAAAACATCTGTCGATTAGTCATTGAATGTTTACCTTCCATGCAGCACCTCCGCCGGACGCAGGTGCAGAATCGAACGAATCGAGGAGAACGAGGCGATCAGAATGGTCAAGGCCAGCAAGACAAACACCAATACAAACACCATCGGCCGCATCACTACTCCCGATCCAAACACGACATGCCCAATGACTTGCGCGAGCAATGAGCCAAGCCCGGCACCGACCAATCCGCCGATAAGCGAGATGACCGCCGTCTCGGTGAGCATCAACCTCGAAACCGCACCATCCGTAGCCCCTATGGCCTTGAGCAGCGCCAGTTCCGAGCCACGCTCACCAATCGAGGACGCCATCAGGTTGGCCACGGCGATGGCCGCCGCAATCAGACTCAGCGCGGTCATCAGTATCATCACAGCCTGCGTTTTGTGCAGTACATCGCCTTGTAGCGCCGCCACCTGCCGCACCTGCTTGGCCACGGCCCCCGGCATGACTTCCTCGATCTGGTACGCTATCGAAGACGGATAGGCCGTGCAATACCAGGTCTCCCACTCCTCCTGGCTCAGCGCCGCCGGATCCTTCTCGGCCTTGCGCGCCAAATCGTTTTCGGGGGTCGTCAGCGCCTTGACCTCGATCTTGTCGACAGAATCCGGCAGGTCGGCGAGCCGCTGCGCCGACCACGAAGGAATGTAGATGCCATTGGCATCGTTGTCACCAGAATCGAAAATCCCGACAATCCGCACGCGCTGGCTACGATGTTGCCCGTCAGAGGCGACCTTGGAAACCGTGACGGTCTGTCCGATCTTGGTATGCGTAGCGTTCGCCAGATCCTTGCCCATCATGCCCTGCGCGATGCCATCAGCACTCTCGGAATTTACTTTATTCTCGCCATTCTGAGCATTGCCGGAATCGGTATTGGCCGCTTGCTTTCCGTCGTTAACACCCATGTTCATATTCATGGTGCTTCCGGATTGCCCGTTGTTATCTTGACTATTCGCGTTAACGGTTTTATTGCCATCCGCCGCAACAACCTTACCGGTTCCCGCGGCCCCGGCTCCGTCCTTGGCCCAGGCCCCGTCGACCTTCCACCACGAACGCATGCCCTTAACCCCGGCAACCACGC is a window from the Bifidobacterium sp. ESL0745 genome containing:
- a CDS encoding FtsX-like permease family protein → MFLLRMVFRSFSRQLKRRLLIAVTVCLSATICVAMLGVVFDVGDKLNTELSTYGSNIVVKPKADAVVSDLYNTADAGNGAQAADPTSFLKESDVPSIKTTFWAFNITDFAPELNVNATIDGRSVPVTGTWFNKKIPLATGESVVAGVKGMRSWWKVDGAWAKDGAGAAGTGKVVAADGNKTVNANSQDNNGQSGSTMNMNMGVNDGKQAANTDSGNAQNGENKVNSESADGIAQGMMGKDLANATHTKIGQTVTVSKVASDGQHRSQRVRIVGIFDSGDNDANGIYIPSWSAQRLADLPDSVDKIEVKALTTPENDLARKAEKDPAALSQEEWETWYCTAYPSSIAYQIEEVMPGAVAKQVRQVAALQGDVLHKTQAVMILMTALSLIAAAIAVANLMASSIGERGSELALLKAIGATDGAVSRLMLTETAVISLIGGLVGAGLGSLLAQVIGHVVFGSGVVMRPMVFVLVFVLLALTILIASFSSIRSILHLRPAEVLHGR